The following are encoded in a window of Verrucomicrobiia bacterium genomic DNA:
- a CDS encoding acyltransferase has protein sequence MSTSRPDSNRIPSLDGMRAVSIMVVLFAHAFQTKNFPTLSVHRLSLLADGKLGVRVFFVISGFLITTLLLKEKAKTGRISLTAFYKRRVLRILPVYYFYILVIAIVCGLMLHEIPASTYISASTFTTNWWGVWSKPFTWPLEHTWSLAMEEQFYLTWPVLLACAGPRFAGRIWIPILMLMPPCLRFFMWHDPLMDHLFYFQGDSIASGCLLAFLLDRRRPQMSKIFGFFPALFRATALVLIFLNILLASACRRLDIPFPLHLFVMLHPTVQCISICYLMGSWVLNQNGVSYWLLNLAFVQWIGRLSYSLYIWQQIALIPHTANTFPDQWSLAQWATTFPQNLGFVFLLAMLSYYCLEQPMLRLKAHFAKIPAVH, from the coding sequence ATGAGCACCAGCCGACCCGACTCGAATCGCATTCCCTCGCTGGACGGAATGCGCGCGGTCTCGATAATGGTGGTTTTGTTTGCGCACGCTTTTCAGACCAAAAATTTTCCCACGCTCTCCGTTCATCGCCTGTCCCTGCTGGCGGACGGCAAGCTGGGCGTGCGCGTTTTTTTTGTCATCAGCGGTTTTCTTATCACCACCCTTCTGCTGAAAGAAAAAGCGAAGACCGGCAGGATCAGTTTAACGGCATTTTATAAACGCCGGGTGTTGCGGATTTTGCCGGTGTATTATTTTTACATCCTGGTCATCGCCATCGTCTGCGGTCTGATGCTGCATGAGATTCCTGCGTCCACTTATATTTCCGCAAGCACCTTCACCACGAATTGGTGGGGAGTGTGGAGCAAGCCATTCACCTGGCCCCTGGAACATACGTGGTCCCTGGCCATGGAAGAACAATTTTACCTGACTTGGCCCGTGCTGCTGGCCTGCGCCGGCCCGCGGTTTGCCGGCCGGATATGGATTCCCATTCTAATGCTGATGCCGCCATGCCTGCGTTTTTTTATGTGGCACGATCCTTTGATGGATCATTTGTTCTATTTCCAGGGCGATTCGATTGCCAGCGGTTGTCTGCTCGCCTTCCTGCTGGACCGCCGCCGCCCGCAGATGTCGAAAATATTTGGATTTTTTCCGGCATTATTCCGCGCGACTGCCCTGGTGCTGATCTTTTTGAATATCCTGCTGGCTTCGGCTTGCCGCCGCTTAGACATCCCGTTTCCGCTTCACTTATTCGTGATGCTTCATCCGACCGTGCAGTGCATTTCCATTTGTTATCTGATGGGTTCGTGGGTGCTGAATCAAAATGGGGTTTCCTATTGGCTGCTCAATCTCGCGTTCGTGCAATGGATCGGCCGCCTCTCCTACAGTCTCTACATCTGGCAGCAAATTGCCTTGATTCCACACACGGCCAACACTTTTCCGGATCAGTGGTCACTGGCGCAGTGGGCAACCACCTTTCCCCAAAATCTTGGCTTCGTGTTCCTGCTGGCCATGCTCTCTTACTATTGCCTGGAACAACCGATGTTGAGACTCAAGGCGCATTTCGCAAAAATCCCAGCGGTCCACTAA
- a CDS encoding glycosyltransferase, with amino-acid sequence MPTKLKVLISAYACEPNKGSEPEVGWQWALQMAKYHDVTVLTRTNNRATIEKEVALLEGKQPLPKFFYHDEAPFFLWLKKRFNAVRFYYVFWQISAARVIEQLNAQHDFDVLHHVTFAGFRYRTAIWNQGVPSVWGPVGGVESIPWDLLPWKHPQSLLPELARNVNNFIQSAPFHVLPKRAQETTVTLVSTEEMERAFHHLGLEALLMPTIGLHIKPMLPRHGRPLTEPLRFLFVGNVITLKGIDLSLHALKEARINAVFTIVGDGPFLATAKRMAAQLGLEKQVIFRGRVPRSEALNLYPEHDVFLFPSLHDTGGYAVIEAMACGLPVVCLDCGGPRVAVKDGAGVRVPLISRKQVISGIAEAMRGYARDREMVVRHGLKAREVIVEHYDWEKKGEHLNEVYLAAAKEKASFQSAKKTTFTGTLRNIFNRMFPVRGLAVSALILFIVGAAGFLSLNYLKRDASAIVEKTLPELSSAGAANSSLAESFNRTLLLAMAETPEERAGYRKELDNFNQQTEKSLELYRRKISTREQEELYDRLMAQRKKYVALRERVLQLVDAKKSTEALALCKSTVWPAYLDYKSAAEKMLNANTQEGRARGDTILKICTITQYAVAGAGILLFAIGFTIGLLK; translated from the coding sequence ATGCCAACCAAGCTAAAAGTCCTGATTTCCGCGTATGCCTGCGAACCCAACAAGGGTTCCGAACCCGAGGTGGGCTGGCAATGGGCCTTGCAGATGGCGAAGTACCATGACGTGACGGTGCTGACGCGGACGAACAACCGCGCGACCATCGAAAAGGAAGTGGCACTGCTCGAAGGCAAACAACCCCTGCCGAAATTTTTCTATCACGATGAAGCGCCGTTTTTCCTGTGGCTGAAAAAGCGTTTCAATGCCGTGCGATTCTATTATGTGTTCTGGCAAATTTCGGCGGCGCGCGTGATCGAACAGCTCAACGCGCAACACGACTTCGACGTGTTGCATCACGTGACGTTTGCCGGATTCAGGTATCGCACCGCGATTTGGAACCAGGGCGTGCCGTCGGTGTGGGGGCCGGTCGGCGGCGTGGAATCCATTCCGTGGGATTTGCTGCCGTGGAAACACCCGCAATCGCTACTGCCGGAACTCGCGCGCAATGTAAATAATTTCATCCAGTCCGCGCCGTTCCACGTGCTGCCAAAACGCGCGCAGGAAACCACCGTGACGCTCGTCTCGACGGAGGAGATGGAACGCGCCTTTCATCATCTCGGCCTGGAAGCCTTGCTGATGCCGACGATCGGTTTGCACATCAAGCCGATGTTGCCGCGCCACGGGCGTCCGCTTACGGAGCCGTTGCGGTTTTTGTTTGTCGGCAATGTGATCACGCTGAAAGGAATTGATCTCTCGCTTCACGCGTTGAAAGAGGCGCGCATCAATGCAGTTTTTACGATTGTCGGAGACGGGCCGTTCCTCGCCACCGCCAAACGAATGGCCGCGCAACTGGGGTTGGAGAAGCAAGTCATTTTTCGTGGCCGAGTGCCGCGCTCCGAGGCGCTCAATCTCTATCCCGAGCACGATGTTTTTTTATTTCCGAGCTTGCACGATACGGGCGGTTACGCGGTCATCGAAGCAATGGCCTGCGGCCTGCCCGTCGTGTGCCTCGACTGCGGCGGTCCGCGCGTCGCGGTAAAAGATGGCGCGGGCGTGCGTGTCCCACTCATCTCGCGCAAGCAAGTGATCAGCGGCATTGCCGAAGCCATGCGAGGCTATGCGCGCGACCGCGAGATGGTGGTCCGGCATGGGTTGAAGGCCCGTGAAGTGATCGTGGAACATTACGATTGGGAAAAAAAAGGCGAACACCTCAACGAAGTTTATCTGGCGGCGGCGAAAGAAAAGGCGTCGTTTCAATCCGCCAAAAAAACAACCTTCACCGGGACGCTGAGAAATATTTTCAATCGCATGTTCCCGGTGCGGGGGCTGGCGGTCTCGGCGTTGATTCTGTTTATAGTGGGCGCGGCGGGATTTCTTAGCTTGAATTACCTGAAGCGGGACGCCTCGGCGATCGTGGAAAAAACTTTGCCGGAACTTTCCAGCGCTGGCGCCGCCAATTCGTCATTGGCGGAATCTTTCAATCGCACGTTGTTGCTGGCGATGGCGGAGACGCCGGAGGAGCGCGCGGGGTATCGCAAGGAATTGGATAATTTCAACCAGCAGACCGAGAAGTCGCTGGAGTTGTACCGGCGGAAAATTTCCACGCGCGAACAGGAAGAGTTGTACGATCGCCTGATGGCGCAAAGGAAGAAATACGTGGCATTGCGGGAGCGGGTGTTGCAACTGGTGGATGCGAAAAAATCTACCGAGGCGCTGGCGTTGTGCAAATCAACGGTGTGGCCGGCCTACCTGGATTACAAATCGGCGGCGGAAAAAATGTTAAACGCCAACACGCAGGAAGGAAGAGCGCGGGGCGATACCATCCTGAAAATCTGCACAATCACCCAATACGCCGTGGCCGGGGCGGGCATCCTTTTGTTCGCGATCGGCTTTACGATTGGGCTGCTAAAATAA
- a CDS encoding glycosyltransferase family 9 protein, giving the protein MKPKLLIIELWGVGDLAIATPFIRKASEQFDVTVLAKPFAFDLQPRFWPSVKILPFNAPWTAFAHASKYNLFHWPWREMFALRKNVRREHFDTALSARRDDPRDHVLLKMSRAKRRLGFPRIGSQAFLTDALAIRDLHAHRYDHWRLIAQALDLDLESRDDLRFQPRSGSRAILIHTGAARSIRVWPLQHYSRLVKQLRALGNEVRVLCNPDQLAWWQNAGEKTCLAPDSISKLLNVIDEAGLFIGNDSGPGHLAAICGLPTFTLFGPQVPEWFMPIHQRSEFFEGKACPYKPCSDYCRFSTPFCLTGVSFEDAWPRIATFIERNSPAAQPDSPPFILAAQS; this is encoded by the coding sequence GTGAAGCCAAAATTACTGATTATTGAATTGTGGGGCGTCGGCGATCTCGCCATCGCCACGCCGTTCATCCGCAAAGCCAGCGAGCAGTTTGATGTCACTGTGCTTGCAAAACCTTTCGCTTTTGATTTGCAACCCCGGTTTTGGCCATCAGTGAAAATCCTGCCTTTTAATGCTCCCTGGACCGCCTTTGCCCACGCCAGCAAATACAATCTGTTTCACTGGCCCTGGCGGGAAATGTTTGCTCTCCGGAAAAATGTGCGGCGCGAACATTTCGACACCGCCCTGTCCGCCCGCCGCGACGATCCCCGCGACCACGTTCTGCTTAAAATGAGCCGCGCCAAACGGCGGCTGGGTTTTCCTCGCATTGGCAGCCAGGCTTTTCTCACTGATGCCCTGGCCATCCGGGATCTTCACGCACACCGGTATGATCATTGGCGGCTTATCGCGCAAGCGCTGGATTTGGATCTTGAAAGCCGCGATGACCTCCGTTTTCAGCCGCGCTCCGGCAGCCGCGCCATTCTCATCCACACCGGCGCCGCCCGGTCCATTCGCGTCTGGCCGCTCCAGCATTATTCGCGGCTCGTGAAACAGCTTCGCGCCCTGGGCAATGAGGTGCGGGTGCTGTGCAATCCCGATCAACTGGCGTGGTGGCAAAATGCCGGCGAAAAAACCTGCTTAGCGCCCGACTCAATCAGCAAGCTGCTCAACGTCATTGATGAAGCCGGCCTTTTTATCGGCAACGACTCGGGTCCCGGCCACCTTGCCGCTATTTGCGGCCTCCCGACTTTCACGCTGTTTGGCCCGCAGGTGCCGGAGTGGTTTATGCCGATCCATCAAAGATCTGAATTCTTCGAGGGCAAGGCTTGTCCTTACAAACCGTGTTCTGATTACTGCCGGTTCTCGACTCCCTTCTGCCTGACGGGCGTGAGTTTCGAGGATGCCTGGCCGCGCATCGCCACATTTATCGAACGCAATTCACCGGCCGCGCAGCCGGATTCCCCGCCGTTTATTTTAGCAGCCCAATCGTAA
- a CDS encoding acyltransferase has translation MNVGKSKDTNKGWEVKPSTGAHFDVLDGIRGIAILMVVFFHGFYVNPKSTSIFQVLGGRVIQNLNEGVPIFFVLSGFLISYPFFRKKHADARAWYVPGYWRRRIGKILPPFYLSLSIFTAILYFHYRNPEYLKAAGLWVTGLANFIQTSVPINDCYWSLIVEAQFYVFLPILFFLNRGLNLSKTCLTISIILLAVPLIVRQVTWPVSGGREELLLLTERFPCQLDFFAWGVFFAGIFTMLGNADSSRRPLACVGYTGIVFLIFTFCMLVVWTGLFNSVETPTRWSTESTHFLMGTSSFLLLFFVFDPQCLAARILSASYLRFIGIVSYEWFLFHQPVLFWFRGEFGSANGSIFKYLEVTVLPMALTFGLSVLVYRFFSFPLLNYIRGNKKNRPAPVARTLTGAL, from the coding sequence ATGAACGTCGGAAAATCTAAAGATACAAATAAAGGATGGGAGGTTAAGCCAAGCACGGGAGCGCATTTTGACGTTTTAGATGGCATTCGGGGGATTGCGATTTTAATGGTGGTTTTTTTCCACGGCTTTTATGTAAACCCCAAATCCACGAGCATTTTCCAAGTGCTCGGCGGCAGAGTGATCCAAAACCTGAACGAAGGAGTGCCGATCTTCTTTGTACTTTCGGGTTTTTTGATTTCGTATCCCTTCTTTCGAAAAAAGCATGCGGATGCTCGTGCCTGGTATGTTCCGGGCTACTGGCGCAGGCGCATTGGCAAAATCCTGCCTCCTTTTTATCTATCCCTCTCGATATTCACCGCCATACTTTACTTCCATTACCGGAATCCGGAGTATCTAAAAGCCGCCGGATTATGGGTCACCGGCCTGGCCAATTTCATCCAAACTTCCGTCCCGATAAATGATTGTTACTGGAGCCTGATAGTGGAAGCGCAATTCTATGTCTTTTTGCCCATTTTATTTTTCCTCAACCGGGGGCTTAATCTGTCGAAGACTTGCTTAACCATCTCCATTATTTTGTTAGCGGTTCCCCTCATTGTCCGGCAGGTTACGTGGCCAGTTTCCGGCGGGCGTGAAGAATTGCTTCTGCTTACGGAACGCTTTCCCTGCCAGCTCGACTTCTTCGCCTGGGGAGTATTTTTTGCCGGGATCTTCACGATGCTGGGCAACGCTGATTCCTCGCGGCGACCGCTGGCCTGCGTCGGCTATACTGGAATTGTGTTTTTAATTTTCACATTTTGCATGCTGGTAGTTTGGACAGGGCTGTTTAACAGCGTGGAAACACCGACACGGTGGAGCACGGAATCAACCCATTTTCTCATGGGAACCTCTTCGTTTCTTCTGTTATTTTTCGTCTTCGATCCGCAATGCCTGGCGGCGCGCATCTTGTCCGCCTCGTACCTCCGCTTTATTGGCATTGTCAGCTACGAATGGTTTCTGTTCCACCAACCCGTGTTGTTCTGGTTCCGCGGAGAATTTGGGTCCGCAAACGGATCCATTTTTAAATATCTCGAAGTGACGGTTCTGCCGATGGCGCTTACGTTTGGCCTGTCGGTTTTGGTTTATCGTTTTTTTTCATTTCCCTTATTGAATTACATTCGTGGAAATAAAAAAAATCGCCCGGCGCCGGTGGCCCGAACCCTCACCGGAGCCCTCTGA
- a CDS encoding glycosyltransferase family 2 protein produces MRFSVITPSFRNSNWLKLCIASVADQGVELEHIVQDAVSDDGTLDWLPRDPRVKAFVEHDDGMYDAINRGLRRAEGDILSYLNCDEQYLPSALPAVREFFEANPEVEVVFGDFIVVDAAGNYLFHRKVQTPRLYHTWISHLAAFTCGTFFRRRVISERQIFFDPKFRVAGDADWVVRLLQQRTPMGVLRRFTSAFTFTGSNLGAGEAGQREAKMLAATAPAWARKMKPLFVAGHRARRLAGGIYSQKPFSYSLYTAANPGVRTIHKVAHPKSRWKI; encoded by the coding sequence GTGCGCTTTTCCGTCATCACGCCCAGTTTCCGCAACTCCAACTGGCTCAAGCTTTGTATTGCGTCGGTCGCCGATCAGGGCGTCGAACTCGAACACATCGTTCAGGACGCCGTCTCCGATGATGGCACACTCGACTGGCTCCCGCGCGACCCTCGCGTAAAAGCTTTCGTCGAACACGATGATGGCATGTATGACGCCATCAACCGCGGCCTTCGCCGGGCCGAGGGCGATATTCTCTCCTACCTTAACTGCGATGAACAATATCTCCCGAGTGCGTTGCCCGCGGTGCGGGAATTTTTCGAGGCGAATCCCGAGGTGGAAGTCGTCTTCGGCGATTTCATTGTCGTGGATGCCGCCGGAAATTATTTGTTCCATCGAAAAGTCCAGACGCCGCGGCTTTACCATACCTGGATTTCACATCTTGCCGCGTTCACCTGCGGAACTTTTTTTCGGCGGCGCGTGATCTCCGAACGCCAGATTTTTTTCGATCCCAAATTCCGCGTGGCGGGTGATGCGGATTGGGTCGTCCGCTTATTACAACAACGCACGCCGATGGGCGTCTTGCGCCGATTCACCTCCGCCTTCACTTTCACCGGCTCAAATCTCGGCGCGGGCGAAGCCGGCCAGCGCGAGGCAAAAATGCTCGCCGCCACCGCCCCGGCCTGGGCGCGAAAAATGAAACCCTTGTTCGTCGCCGGCCATCGCGCGCGGCGTCTCGCCGGCGGCATCTATTCCCAGAAACCTTTTTCCTACTCGCTTTACACCGCCGCAAATCCGGGCGTTCGCACGATTCACAAAGTGGCGCATCCCAAGTCCCGCTGGAAAATTTAA